From Deltaproteobacteria bacterium, a single genomic window includes:
- a CDS encoding aldehyde dehydrogenase family protein — MSKRVAKILVGGRWVEGPHRLEVRNPYDGGLVAETFRAGPELLGEAVDHADGAVAVLRELPSYRRAEVISKVAAALKERGEEVARTIAAEAGKPIRDARTETARAVCTFEIAAAEARRMGGEVLALDVIAGAEKRMGMVRRFPVGAVLGISPFNFPLNLVAHKVAPAMACGAPIIIKPASATPLTALLLGEIVTEAGWPAGGLQVTPCSGADAESHLFGDERIKKLTFTGSAAVGWRLKAASGTKKVTLELGGNAAVIVHGDADLDYAAMRCSTGAFSYAGQICISVQRIYVQRRVFDDFSRRFVGRVRALRLGDPLDESTDVGPMIEAGAAEKTEAWVAEAVEGGARLLAGGKRRGALFEPTILTGTTPEMKVCGEEAFAPVVVLEPYDDFDEALAASNASKYGLQAGVFTRDLVLAHRAYETLEVGGVIINDVPTFRVDNMPYGGVKMSGMGREGVRYAIEEMTEPRLMVLNLS, encoded by the coding sequence ATGTCGAAAAGGGTGGCGAAGATTCTCGTCGGCGGCCGCTGGGTGGAAGGGCCGCACCGCCTGGAGGTGCGAAACCCCTACGACGGCGGTCTCGTGGCCGAGACCTTCAGGGCCGGGCCGGAGCTTCTGGGCGAGGCCGTGGACCATGCGGACGGGGCGGTGGCCGTGCTGCGGGAGCTGCCTTCGTACAGGAGGGCCGAGGTCATCTCGAAGGTGGCGGCCGCGCTTAAGGAGAGGGGCGAAGAGGTGGCCCGAACCATAGCCGCTGAGGCGGGAAAGCCCATACGGGATGCGCGCACCGAGACGGCCCGCGCCGTGTGCACCTTCGAGATAGCCGCGGCCGAGGCGCGGCGCATGGGCGGCGAGGTGCTGGCCCTCGACGTCATAGCCGGGGCCGAGAAGAGGATGGGCATGGTCCGCCGCTTCCCCGTGGGAGCGGTGCTCGGCATAAGCCCCTTCAACTTTCCGCTCAACCTCGTGGCCCACAAGGTGGCCCCGGCCATGGCCTGCGGCGCGCCCATCATAATAAAGCCGGCGTCGGCCACTCCGCTCACGGCGCTTCTTCTCGGCGAGATCGTGACGGAGGCGGGATGGCCCGCGGGAGGCCTCCAGGTAACGCCATGCAGCGGCGCGGACGCCGAAAGCCACCTCTTCGGCGACGAGCGGATAAAGAAACTCACCTTCACGGGCAGCGCCGCCGTGGGATGGAGGCTCAAGGCCGCTTCGGGCACGAAGAAGGTGACGCTCGAGCTCGGCGGCAACGCTGCCGTCATAGTCCACGGCGACGCCGACCTCGACTACGCCGCCATGCGCTGCTCGACGGGCGCATTCTCCTACGCCGGCCAGATATGTATCTCCGTGCAGAGGATCTACGTCCAGCGGCGGGTCTTCGACGACTTCAGCCGCCGCTTCGTCGGGAGGGTCCGCGCTCTCCGCCTCGGCGACCCGCTCGACGAGTCCACCGACGTGGGACCCATGATAGAGGCCGGCGCCGCCGAGAAGACGGAAGCCTGGGTCGCCGAGGCCGTCGAGGGCGGCGCAAGGCTCCTTGCCGGCGGAAAGCGCCGCGGCGCCCTCTTCGAGCCCACGATCCTCACGGGCACGACGCCGGAGATGAAGGTCTGCGGCGAGGAGGCCTTCGCCCCGGTGGTCGTGCTCGAGCCCTACGACGACTTCGACGAGGCCCTGGCCGCGTCGAACGCCTCGAAGTACGGCCTTCAGGCGGGCGTTTTCACCCGCGACCTCGTGCTCGCCCACCGCGCCTACGAGACCCTCGAGGTGGGCGGCGTGATCATAAACGACGTGCCCACCTTCAGGGTGGACAACATGCCCTACGGCGGCGTGAAGATGAGCGGCATGGGCCGCGAGGGCGTGCGCTACGCCATCGAGGAGATGACCGAGCCGCGGCTCATGGTCCTCAACCTCTCGTAG